Proteins from a genomic interval of Methanolacinia paynteri:
- a CDS encoding hydrogenase iron-sulfur subunit, translated as CAKRMFLIKNVLKNIGLDDNRIRMTFVSASEGAKWGMVMEDVVKTVKELGPSPLKR; from the coding sequence AATGCGCAAAGCGTATGTTCCTTATCAAGAACGTGCTCAAGAACATCGGTCTCGACGACAACAGGATCCGTATGACATTCGTATCCGCATCGGAAGGTGCAAAATGGGGTATGGTCATGGAAGATGTCGTCAAGACGGTTAAAGAACTGGGCCCGAGCCCGCTGAAGAGGTGA